One segment of Erigeron canadensis isolate Cc75 chromosome 2, C_canadensis_v1, whole genome shotgun sequence DNA contains the following:
- the LOC122590063 gene encoding probable receptor-like protein kinase At2g39360: MSSIKEFQHLKISLKVLESATNNFSDANCLGRGGFGKVYKGEIVLSDVLTMVAIKRLDKSFGQGTVEFWKEIMMLSQYKHQYLVSLLGFCDEGGENLLVYEYLSNRSLDLYLDSVDLSWLQRLNICLGAAMGLQFLHEPLEGSQQRVLHRDIKSANILLDHEWRPKIADFGLSKLGPANQQFSFLYTYAVGTPGYYDPLYAHTGLLTKESDVYSFGVVLFEVLCGRPCVQNYDDIRKYLAALSRKSYEEKKMDTIILTGLQDNISRKCLERFSGIAYQCLHLDRGERPTMSQVVQELRFALYHQTIHQNKIQEVELKEIEVATNNFKSLIGENSYGERIYEGELSIFGIPTRVFIQRFREQSGLGHLLRLVDIRSKLPHPNHFSILGYCDEEREKIIVYENPKGVSLDQYIRHGSNATLTWLQRLEICAGVGHGLSYLHSKNVYLIRIQSAVIVYDDEQGVAKIVDLDKGAVINHAYNSPEYIKSGRDTIKTNVYSFGMVLFEVMCGRLCYEEVDGVILSAELIKDLYEQKKLYEFVDPAILRQQKQISSSYPMDKYSAIAYRCLLDDPKERPSMDDVVKVLQELIIDYRENRDNKDLDGSEKAAAEKIRTNMELLHVFGSVH, from the exons ATGTCTTCCATTAAAGAGTTCCAACATCTGAAAATTTCACTTAAAGTTTTAGAATCCGCCACCAATAATTTCTCTGATGCCAACTGTCTCGGGCGTGGTGGATTTGGGAAAGTTTATAAAGGAGAAATCGTCCTATCCGACGTGCTCACCATGGTTGCTATAAAGCGTTTAGATAAATCATTTGGACAAGGAACCGTTGAGTTTTGGAAAGAAATAATGATGCTTTCTCAATACAAACATCAATATCTTGTGTCCCTCTTAGGCTTTTGTGACGAGGGCGGTGAGAATCTTCTTGTCTACGAGTATCTATCTAACAGAAGTCTCGACTTATACCTGGATAGCGTCGATCTCTCTTGGCTACAACGCCTTAACATATGCCTAGGGGCTGCAATGGGACTACAATTCCTGCATGAACCTCTGGAGGGGAGTCAACAAAGAGTATTACACCGGGATATCAAGAGTGCAAATATATTGCTGGATCACGAATGGAGACCTAAGATAGCAGACTTTGGTTTGTCCAAATTGGGTCCAGCTAATCAACAGTTTAGTTTTCTCTATACCTACGCAGTAGGCACACCCGGATATTATGATCCACTATATGCGCATACGGGTTTGTTGACAAAAGAATCTGACGTCTATTCCTTTGGTGTGGTTTTGTTTGAAGTTCTTTGTGGAAGACCGTGTGTACAAAATTATGACGATATCCGTAAATATCTAGCGGCATTGTCACGTAAATCCTacgaagaaaagaaaatggatACAATTATTCTCACTGGCCTACAGGACAATATTTCTAGAAAGTGTTTAGAAAGGTTTTCAGGAATAGCGTATCAATGTTTGCACTTAGATCGTGGCGAACGCCCAACAATGAGTCAAGTCGTGCAAGAGCTTAGATTTGCACTTTATCATCAA ACCATTCACCAGAACAAAATACAGGAAGTTGAACTAAAAGAGATAGAAGTAGCAACCAATAACTTCAAATCCTTAATTGGCGAAAACAGTTATGGCGAACGGATATACGAAGGGGAGCTTTCCATCTTCGGAATACCTACAAGGGTATTTATACAGAGGTTTCGTGAGCAATCAGGGCTAGGTCATCTTTTGAGGCTAGTGGACATTCGCTCTAAACTACCCCATCCAAATCACTTCTCGATTCTCGGTTATTGCGATGAGGAAAGGGAGAAGATCATAGTGTATGAGAATCCAAAGGGTGTAAGTTTAGATCAGTATATAAGACATGGTAGTAATGCCACTCTTACGTGGCTACAAAGACTTGAAATATGCGCAGGCGTGGGTCATGGATTATCTTACTTACATAGTAAAAACGTATATTTGATTCGTATCCAAAGCGCCGTTATCgtttatgatgatgaacaaGGGGTTGCTAAGATTGTGGATTTAGATAAAGGTGCCGTTATTAACCACGCCTATAACTCACCCGAATACATTAAGTCTGGTAGAGATACGATAAAAACCAATGTATATTCTTTCGGCATGGTATTATTTGAAGTTATGTGTGGGAGGCTGTGCTACGAAGAGGTGGATGGCGTCATATTATCAGCCGAACTCATCAAAGACTTGTATGAACAGAAGAAACTTTATGAGTTTGTCGATCCTGCTATTTTAAGACAACAAAAGCAGATCAGCTCATCATATCCCATGGACAAATATTCAGCGATTGCGTATCGATGCTTGTTGGATGATCCAAAAGAACGACCTTCCATGGATGATGTCGTAAAAGTGCTTCAAGAATTAATTATTGACTATCGAG AGAACAGAGACAACAAAGATCTAGATGGGTCGGAAAAAGCTGCAGCCGAGAAGATACGAACCAACATGGAGTTATTACACGTTTTTGGTTCCGTCCATTAA
- the LOC122589913 gene encoding rhomboid-like protein 19 isoform X2: MSSATSTNLLTGFTRLCKGLAVVLVFGHIAVQISPTILSYLALIPARTIPFGWNLITAGYIEQTVHGVLSSTIGLLFIGKLLEPIWGSREFLKFIFIVNFLTSVCVFITAISLYYVTMQENYLYLPLSGFSGVLSGLLVGVKQIIPDQEFSPLKIKAKWLPSIMLLLAVVISFFASEPAAYLPILIFGTYIGWIYLRYFQRKQETGFKGDPSDEFSFSTFFPEFMRPVIDPIASIFDRMLCGKPEGSNDGRGYTVGNAPLLGSDPIEATRRRERGARALEERLATERVIGAGAKSKTDEPERDASENV, translated from the exons atgagtTCCGCAACC AGTACAAATTTATTAACTGGATTTACCAGACTGTGTAAAGGATTAGCAGTAGTGCTTGTGTTTGGTCACATTGCTGTTCAGATCTCTCCTACTATTCTTTCTTATCTCGCCCTCATTCCCGCCAG GACAATTCCTTTTGGCTGGAATCTCATAACAGCTGGTTATATAGAACAAACTGTACATGGG GTCCTTAGCAGCACAATTGGTCTTCTTTTCATTGGGAAGCTTCTTGAGCCCATATGGGGTTCTCGAGAGTTCTTGAAGTTTATTTTCATTGTCAATTTCTTGACTTCTGTGTGCGTCTTCATTACAGCTATCTCCTTGTACTATGTAACAATGCAGGAAAATTATCT TTACTTGCCTCTTTCTGGCTTCAGTGGGGTACTTTCAGGGCTCTTGGTTGGTGTCAAGCAGATAATTCCTGACCAGGAATTTTCTCCATTAAAAATTAAAGCAAAG TGGCTGCCATCTATCATGCTATTGTTAGCTGTTGTTATAAGCTTCTTTGCCTCAGAGCCAGCAGCATACCTTCCAATCTTAATATTTGGCACCTATATTGGTTGGATTTACCTTCGATATTTCcaaagaaaacaagaaacaGGATTTAAGGGTGATCCGAGTGATGAATTTTCTTTCTCTACTTTCTTCCCTGAATTCATGAG ACCAGTGATTGATCCTATTGCTTCAATATTTGATCGAATGCTTTGTGGAAAACCTGAAGGATCTAATGATGGCAGGGGATATACAGTGGGCAATGCTCCATTGCTTGGTTCTGACCCTATTGAGGCAACTAGGAGGAG GGAAAGGGGTGCCCGGGCATTGGAGGAAAGATTAGCAACAGAGAGGGTGATTGGTGCAGGAGCAAAGAGTAAGACTGATGAACCCGAAAGAGATGCAAGTGAAAATGTTTAA
- the LOC122589913 gene encoding rhomboid-like protein 19 isoform X1 translates to MSSATQSTNLLTGFTRLCKGLAVVLVFGHIAVQISPTILSYLALIPARTIPFGWNLITAGYIEQTVHGVLSSTIGLLFIGKLLEPIWGSREFLKFIFIVNFLTSVCVFITAISLYYVTMQENYLYLPLSGFSGVLSGLLVGVKQIIPDQEFSPLKIKAKWLPSIMLLLAVVISFFASEPAAYLPILIFGTYIGWIYLRYFQRKQETGFKGDPSDEFSFSTFFPEFMRPVIDPIASIFDRMLCGKPEGSNDGRGYTVGNAPLLGSDPIEATRRRERGARALEERLATERVIGAGAKSKTDEPERDASENV, encoded by the exons atgagtTCCGCAACC CAGAGTACAAATTTATTAACTGGATTTACCAGACTGTGTAAAGGATTAGCAGTAGTGCTTGTGTTTGGTCACATTGCTGTTCAGATCTCTCCTACTATTCTTTCTTATCTCGCCCTCATTCCCGCCAG GACAATTCCTTTTGGCTGGAATCTCATAACAGCTGGTTATATAGAACAAACTGTACATGGG GTCCTTAGCAGCACAATTGGTCTTCTTTTCATTGGGAAGCTTCTTGAGCCCATATGGGGTTCTCGAGAGTTCTTGAAGTTTATTTTCATTGTCAATTTCTTGACTTCTGTGTGCGTCTTCATTACAGCTATCTCCTTGTACTATGTAACAATGCAGGAAAATTATCT TTACTTGCCTCTTTCTGGCTTCAGTGGGGTACTTTCAGGGCTCTTGGTTGGTGTCAAGCAGATAATTCCTGACCAGGAATTTTCTCCATTAAAAATTAAAGCAAAG TGGCTGCCATCTATCATGCTATTGTTAGCTGTTGTTATAAGCTTCTTTGCCTCAGAGCCAGCAGCATACCTTCCAATCTTAATATTTGGCACCTATATTGGTTGGATTTACCTTCGATATTTCcaaagaaaacaagaaacaGGATTTAAGGGTGATCCGAGTGATGAATTTTCTTTCTCTACTTTCTTCCCTGAATTCATGAG ACCAGTGATTGATCCTATTGCTTCAATATTTGATCGAATGCTTTGTGGAAAACCTGAAGGATCTAATGATGGCAGGGGATATACAGTGGGCAATGCTCCATTGCTTGGTTCTGACCCTATTGAGGCAACTAGGAGGAG GGAAAGGGGTGCCCGGGCATTGGAGGAAAGATTAGCAACAGAGAGGGTGATTGGTGCAGGAGCAAAGAGTAAGACTGATGAACCCGAAAGAGATGCAAGTGAAAATGTTTAA
- the LOC122587944 gene encoding cyclin-dependent kinase F-4-like, whose translation MDERYERMMEVGRGAFGVVWKAIDKQNGEVVAVKKLMEKYDSNNEYLILREIKALKKLDNHPNIVKLKQVVKEQDDLYMVFEYMECSLYRSMVQRIKKPFSEDEIRDMCFQLFEGLAHMHRNKYFHRDLKPDNILVSGDVIKIGDLGSARMFDDRFPYTDYITTRWYRAPEILLGSNNYEPSVDMWAMGAIMVELFTFEPLFKGSSEQDMIHKISRVLGTPTESTWNDGVRRAREINIQFPQFIGVEFSELLPYASPDAVNLISSLLSWHPWGRPTALEALQHPFFDNSNHVLRLRWHDSRDIASAKSNGRFVFRKAMEREQLKQQRRMNDWI comes from the coding sequence ATGGATGAGAGGTATGAAAGGATGATGGAAGTTGGGCGTGGAGCGTTTGGTGTCGTTTGGAAGGCAATCGATAAACAAAACGGGGAAGTCGTGGCGGTCAAGAAACTCATGGAAAAGTATGACAGCAACAACGAATATCTCATCCTCAGAGAGATCAAGGCTCTCAAGAAGCTGGACAACCATCCGAATATCGTCAAACTCAAACAAGTCGTCAAAGAACAGGACGACCTCTACATGGTGTTCGAGTACATGGAATGCAGTCTCTACAGAAGTATGGTGCAACGAATCAAGAAGCCGTTTTCAGAAGACGAGATCAGAGACATGTGTTTCCAGTTGTTTGAAGGTCTTGCGCACATGCATCGTAACAAATACTTTCATCGTGATCTAAAACCCGACAACATTCTTGTGTCCGGAGATGTTATAAAGATCGGTGATCTTGGCTCTGCCCGGATGTTTGATGATCGATTTCCATATACGGATTATATCACCACACGATGGTATCGTGCTCCTGAAATCCTTCTTGGCTCGAATAATTATGAACCCTCTGTTGATATGTGGGCTATGGGTGCAATCATGGTCGAGTTATTTACGTTCGAGCCCTTGTTTAAAGGTTCTTCTGAACAAGATATGATTCATAAGATTTCCAGGGTGTTGGGCACCCCGACAGAGAGTACATGGAACGATGGTGTTCGTCGTGCAAGAGAGATCAATATTCAGTTTCCGCAGTTTATTGGGGTTGAGTTTTCTGAACTGCTTCCGTATGCAAGCCCGGATGCAGTCAACCTGATTAGTTCACTTCTTTCTTGGCATCCGTGGGGGAGGCCAACAGCGTTGGAGGCGCTTCAGCATCCGTTCTTTGACAATAGTAACCATGTTTTACGTCTCAGATGGCATGATTCCAGAGATATTGCATCTGCCAAAAGTAACGGAAGATTTGTATTCAGAAAAGCGATGGAGCGGGAGCAGTTGAAGCAGCAAAGAAGGATGAACGATTGGATTTGA